In Bradyrhizobium sp. 170, the DNA window CCATTTCTTGCGAAGGATGCCATCAACGACTCGTTTGGAATGCGACGCCGCACGGTCCGGATCAACTGATGTCAGCGTCACATGCCCGACCATCAGTTGCGCTTTCGAACCAGCCAGCACCTTCCTGAAGGGAATCCAATCGGACGCTTCGAGTTCGTCCACGGGCGTATCCAGATCGGCGCTGAAGTGATGGGTATCCGTGCGTACGCGCCCGAGCCCCGGAAAATGCTTGACCGTCGCCCCCACGCCTGACGCTTCCAGTCCGCTCACATAGGCTCGCGCGATGTCGGCGACGACAGCTGGATCATCCGAAATCGCGCGTTGGCCGATCAGCGTGTTGAAGTCGAATCGGTTGCGCTTCGGTTCGGGTCGCAAATCCAGCACCGGCGCAAGGTTGCGGTTGACGCCGAGCGCCGCCAGTTCTTGCCCGTGAATACGCCCGAACGCCTCCGCCTTCTCGGCGCGAACATCCGGCGCCAGGCTCTCCAGCGTCGATAGCGCCGGCAACCTGGTCAACGGCGGCGCCAGATGCGATACGATGCCGCCTTCCTGGTCGGCCGCGATGATCAGGGGTGGCAGGCCAGCCGCTCGCCGCTTTTCCTGCAGCGCCGAGATCTCCTCTTTCAGACGCGCCGCCGACGATCCCACGACATTGTGCCTGGTGATGTAGACGCCGGAGATCAGGCCCTTCTCGGCCAGAACAGCCACCTCCGGGAATGACGAGTATCCCACCATGAAGTGCCGCCCAAGGCTTCGAACCTGCGCGGCATCGGCCTGCAAGACGCTTCGCTTGCGCCATTCAAACGAAGCATGCGCGCCGAGCATCGCCAGCGATGGCAGGCACCATAGCAGAATGAGCAACCGTCCGGCGATGCCTCGCCTCCAATAGCCGCGGCGGATGAGGAGGACGACGGTGATGATGCTTGCTGCCGCCAGAACAATGTTTCCCGGCCCCCGCAGCGAAATCAGATAGGGGTCGTTCTTGTTGACTGCCGCGAAAATGAAGACTGGTCCGGCGAGCCAGACGAGGATGATGCCGATACGCTTGAAGATTTGCATGAAAATGGATGGCGGCTTGCACGAGGAGATCGAACGAGACAATTGCCCGTATCAAACTTGTCTCGTCGACGCGAGCGCATAACCGCGGCTGCACGGAAACTGCATAAAAATCCTGAACTCTTGCAGATGGCGCTCCAAGCAAATGCACACCGGCGTCAGATAGTTCGTCCTGCAAACTGGGGCGATCATCGAATGCCTGTTCCCACGAGACTAGCTAACGACGGGTGGTGGCTGTGCGAGCGCCCCGCAACGGCGCTGGTTTGCAATTTTCCTCTCCAGGCAGGTAGCACAATAATGGCTGATTTCACCGCGCCGGCATCCAATGCCGGCTCCGTTCAGGAAGGCACCTTTCCCGTCAAAGCAGCCATTGTTCTCGCGCTGGCTGCGCTGGCCGACTGGCTGTTCTACGGGCACGGCATTGGAATATCGGCCGCCATCTTTGCGGTCGCCATAGCCTGCGGCTCGCTGCACGCCAACCTCGCGACTTTGAACCAAAAGCAGGTGCTGCTGGCCGGGGTCCTCCTGCTGGTCGCCCTTGTCCCCGCCATCGAGGAATTCAACGTCGCGTCTCTGACTTTCATGGTGCTGGCTCTCGGCGTAGGCCTGCTGTTGACGACCAATCGCGACCGGCATGGTCTCGGCGAGCGAGCCGCGGCGTTATGCGATCTTTATCTGGTCGGTCCCTTCAGATTTTTCCGCGATGCTATCGCTGCGTTCAATCTGCCGGCACTGAAGACCGGGTTTGCCGTGTGGTTCATTCCCATCGTTCTCGGCGGCATCTTCGTGTTTCTGCTGGTATCGGCCAATCCATTGCTCGAGAAGTGGGTCAGCCTGCTGAACCCGGGTAACACCGCTTCCTACGTGAGTCTCGGACGCGTACTGTTCTGGACTGTGGCGCTGTCGATCGTATGGCCCTTTATCCACGTCCGGTGGAGCGGCAAGCGGGAGATGCCGGCAGGTTTGGCCGAAGTGGCGGCACTGGCGCAGGGAATACCATCGGGCCAAAACGACTTCTTCGGTATTGCGACGATCCTGCGTTCGCTGATCCTGTTCAATTTTCTGTTCGCCGTTCAAACCGTTCTTGACGTAGCCTATCTCTGGGGCAACGCGACCCTGCCCGCCGATATCAGCTACGCTTCATATGCGCACCGCGGCGCTTATCCCCTCATCGTCACGGCGCTATTGGCGGCGGGCTTCGTTCTGGCCGCCATGCGGCCCGGTGGACCGGCCGAGCAATCAAGGGTGATCCGGCCATTGGTCTATCTGTGGGTGGCACAGAATGTCCTGCTGGTGCTGTCATCGATCCTGCGCCTCGATCTCTATGTTCAAATCTACCTGCTGACCTGGTGGCGCGTCGCGGCCTTCATCTGGATGGCATTGGTCGCGTTGGGGTTGGTACTCATCGTCGCCCGCATCGTTCTGAACCGCTCGAATGCCTGGCTGGTCCGCGCCAACCTCATCACCCTGACGGCAACGCTCTACATCTGCGCGCTGGTCAATTTCGCCGCCATCATCGCCGACTACAATGTCAGCCACAGCCGCGAAGCCGCCGGCAAGGGAGTATGGATCGACATGAACTATCTGTTTTCCCTCGGACCGCAGGCACTGCCGGCCATCGACCGGGCCATTGCCCTTCGCGGGCTCGATCCCACCCTTGTTTCCCGCCGTGGTTGCCTTGTAGAACAGCAACGGAGAGAGATTGCGTCCTGGCGCAGCTGGGGCTTCCGGAGCTGGCGGCTCCAGCGCACCCTGGACGCCCTACCAAAGATTTCGACTACAGGTTAGTACGACTTCCGGAGAGACCTTTGACGCACCGCATTCTCATCGTTGACGACGACCTGCACATCCGCGAGGTCATTCGTGTTGCACTCAAGAAGGCCGGAATGACTGTCTTCGAGGCGCGCGACGGCAAGGAAGCTTTGACGCGCTTCGCCGCCGACAGGCCGGATCTGATTATTCTGGATATCGGCATGCCGGAATTCGACGGCCTGGACGTCTGCCGCGAAATCAGAAAGTCCTCGGACGTTCCGATCCTGTTTCTCTCCGCGCGAGACGACGAGATCGATCGTGTACTGGGCCTGGAGATCGGCGGTGACGATTACGTCACAAAACCCTTCAGCCCGCGCGAACTCGTAGCGAGGGTGAACGTCATCCAGCGTCGCATGGCTTCGCGCGGCCAGGATGCAAAGGCGTCCATGGCCGCGCTGTCGCAAGGCAGGCTCTCCGTCGACCCCGAACAGCATCTCGCCGAGTTTGCCGGCACCCCGCTTCGGCTCACGGCCATCGAGTTCGGAATCCTCAGGGCATTTCTGACACGGCCGACGCTCGTCTTCAGCCGCGACCAGATCATGAGCGCCGCCTACCAGCTCAACATCCAGGTGTCGGACCGTACCATCGACAGCCACATCCGCAATATCCGCGCCAAGCTGTCGGCCGTGAATTGCGACAATGTCATCGAAACCATTCACGGCGTCGGCTTCAAGCTCGGGCGATGCGAGCCGCAGGCATGATGGCCCGCACGGGTGAAAAATGGCGACCGTCGGTGGGGCAGGTCATTTTTGCCGCGCTCGCCTCCGCGGCGACACTGCCACTGGTCGGGCTGTTCTTCTTCCGCCTCTATGACAACCAGCTCATTCACCAGACCCAGGCCGAACTGATCGCTCAAAGCCGGGTGCTCGCCGCGGTCTATGCGCGGGAAGTGGAAATCCGCCTTGGTAGCGGGATTACTCTCGGGGCTGAAATTCCCTCCGAGGCGCGATCCGATCGCGAAGACCAGTTGACGCCGATCCGGCCTGCGCTCGATCTCGCCGCCGGCGCCGATCTGCTTCGGCGGCGGCCCGATGCGCTCCCGGCAAGCGCTCCCGCATCGCAACCCTATGTCGAGATTGGTGCACGGCTGATGCCGATCATCCGGGAAACCCAGAAGGTCACGCTCGCCGGTTTCCGCATCCTCGATCCCCGCGGCGTCGTGATTGCCGGCCGCGACGAGGTCGGCCAATCGCTCGCCCATATCGAGGAAGTGGCCACGGCGCTTCAAGGACAATACCGGGCGGCCTTGCGGATTCGCAAACCCGACAAGCCGCCTCCTCCGATCTACTCGATCAGCCGCGGCGTCGGCGTCCACGTGTTCTCGGCAATGCCTGTCATCGTCAACAACCGCGTCGCGGGCGTCATCTATACATCGAGGACACCGAGCAATATCTTCGACCATCTCTATCAGGAGCGCGGCAAGTTTATCCTGGCGGGGCTTGCGGTCATTTTCGCTACCATCGTCATCGGCCTGGTTTTCTCCCGAACCATCACCCGCCCGATGCGCGAGCTGGTCGATCGCGCCGCACGCATCAGCCGCGGCGACCGCGATGCATTTCAACCGCTCGCCCATTACGGCACGCGTGAGTTCGCCCAGTTGTCGCACAGCTTCCTCGACATGGCCGAACAGTTGGCGCGGCGGTCGGACTACATCGCGACCTTTTCGGCGCACCTCACCCATGAATTGAAGTCGCCGCTGACATCGATCAAGGGCGCCGCTGAACTGCTGCTGGATTCGCTGCAAAGCAAGTCCGACAATCTTACCCGAATGGAACAGAAGAATTTCATATCGAACATTCTGGGCGACACCGGGCGCCTGGAAGCCATGACCCAGCGGCTGCGCGAACTGGCGCGCGCCGAGGCCGCGCCGCAGAACGAGCAAACCGAACTGTCACAGGTTGTCGGAGGATTGAAGAGCCGGTTCCCGACGCGAGCGATCGAGGCAACCGGAAGCCTCGAGCGCCCAATCGGCATGTCCAGCGAAAAAGCGCTGATCGTGTTGTCGCATCTGACCGACAACGCCATCCGTCACAACGCGAAGACTGTGCGGCTGGAAGCGACCGAGGAAGATGGATCCGTCAGGATGACGGTCAGCAATGATGGCGATCCGATATCCGAAGCTAACCGGGAAAAGATCTTCGATGCCTTCTTCACCACACGCCGCGACACAGGTGGCACGGGAATGGGGCTGGCCATCGTCCAGGCCGTTATGACCAGCCACGCCGGATCGATCCGGCTACTGCCGTCCGATCAAGGCGTTGCGTTTGAACTCTTGTTCCCGGCTGCTTAGATCGAGCAGTCGCCTCAGACCCGCTCGATGATGATCGCCGGCGCCATCCCGCCGGCGGCGCACATCGTCACCAGCCCACGCTTGAGGTCGCGCCGCTCCAGCTCGTCGAGCACAGTGCCGATCAGGATCGAGCCGGTTGCACCGATGGGATGACCGAGCGCAATCGAGCCGCCATTGACGTTGACCTTCTCGCGGTCGAGCTTGAGGTCGCGGATGAACTTTTCGGCGACGACCGCAAAAGCCTCGTTGATCTCGAACAGATCGATGTCGTCGAGTGTAAGGCCTGCCTTGGCCAGTACCTTGCGGGCAGCCGGAACCGGCGCGTTCAGCATCAGGGTTGGCGAGTCCCCCATATTCGCCATCGCGACGACGCGGGCGCGCGGCTTCAGGCCATGGGCTTTTGCGTAACTCGGCGATGCCAGCAAGATCGCCGCCGAACCGTCGACGACGCCGGAAGAATTGCCGGCGTGATGCACGAAGTTGATGTCGAGGTCGGGATATTTGTCGAGGATGAGTTTGCGGTAGGTCGTGCCCTTGTCGTCGAGCGGATAATCCGCGATGGCCGGGAAGGCCGCCTTCAGGCCGGCAAGCCCTTCGAGCGTGGTCTGCGGCCGCGGGTATTCCTCGCGATCGAGCGCAAGGCTGCCGTCTTCGCGGTAGACCGGCACGAGGCTCTTGTCGAAATGGCCGCCCTTGATGGCGGCCGCCGCCCGCTTCTGGCTTTCGAGACCGAGCTCATCGACATCCTGCCGCGTGATGCCTTCCAGCGTCGCCACCGCATCGGCGCAGACGCCCTGATGC includes these proteins:
- a CDS encoding glycoside hydrolase family 3 N-terminal domain-containing protein; this translates as MQIFKRIGIILVWLAGPVFIFAAVNKNDPYLISLRGPGNIVLAAASIITVVLLIRRGYWRRGIAGRLLILLWCLPSLAMLGAHASFEWRKRSVLQADAAQVRSLGRHFMVGYSSFPEVAVLAEKGLISGVYITRHNVVGSSAARLKEEISALQEKRRAAGLPPLIIAADQEGGIVSHLAPPLTRLPALSTLESLAPDVRAEKAEAFGRIHGQELAALGVNRNLAPVLDLRPEPKRNRFDFNTLIGQRAISDDPAVVADIARAYVSGLEASGVGATVKHFPGLGRVRTDTHHFSADLDTPVDELEASDWIPFRKVLAGSKAQLMVGHVTLTSVDPDRAASHSKRVVDGILRKKWNYQGVVMTDDLVMGAIYQRNVCTAVVEALNAGVDLLLVGFDGAQFYRIFSCAVAASTEGRLDAAMLRDSEMRLKGALPVD
- a CDS encoding DUF4173 domain-containing protein codes for the protein MALQANAHRRQIVRPANWGDHRMPVPTRLANDGWWLCERPATALVCNFPLQAGSTIMADFTAPASNAGSVQEGTFPVKAAIVLALAALADWLFYGHGIGISAAIFAVAIACGSLHANLATLNQKQVLLAGVLLLVALVPAIEEFNVASLTFMVLALGVGLLLTTNRDRHGLGERAAALCDLYLVGPFRFFRDAIAAFNLPALKTGFAVWFIPIVLGGIFVFLLVSANPLLEKWVSLLNPGNTASYVSLGRVLFWTVALSIVWPFIHVRWSGKREMPAGLAEVAALAQGIPSGQNDFFGIATILRSLILFNFLFAVQTVLDVAYLWGNATLPADISYASYAHRGAYPLIVTALLAAGFVLAAMRPGGPAEQSRVIRPLVYLWVAQNVLLVLSSILRLDLYVQIYLLTWWRVAAFIWMALVALGLVLIVARIVLNRSNAWLVRANLITLTATLYICALVNFAAIIADYNVSHSREAAGKGVWIDMNYLFSLGPQALPAIDRAIALRGLDPTLVSRRGCLVEQQRREIASWRSWGFRSWRLQRTLDALPKISTTG
- a CDS encoding response regulator transcription factor, whose product is MTHRILIVDDDLHIREVIRVALKKAGMTVFEARDGKEALTRFAADRPDLIILDIGMPEFDGLDVCREIRKSSDVPILFLSARDDEIDRVLGLEIGGDDYVTKPFSPRELVARVNVIQRRMASRGQDAKASMAALSQGRLSVDPEQHLAEFAGTPLRLTAIEFGILRAFLTRPTLVFSRDQIMSAAYQLNIQVSDRTIDSHIRNIRAKLSAVNCDNVIETIHGVGFKLGRCEPQA
- a CDS encoding ATP-binding protein, encoding MARTGEKWRPSVGQVIFAALASAATLPLVGLFFFRLYDNQLIHQTQAELIAQSRVLAAVYAREVEIRLGSGITLGAEIPSEARSDREDQLTPIRPALDLAAGADLLRRRPDALPASAPASQPYVEIGARLMPIIRETQKVTLAGFRILDPRGVVIAGRDEVGQSLAHIEEVATALQGQYRAALRIRKPDKPPPPIYSISRGVGVHVFSAMPVIVNNRVAGVIYTSRTPSNIFDHLYQERGKFILAGLAVIFATIVIGLVFSRTITRPMRELVDRAARISRGDRDAFQPLAHYGTREFAQLSHSFLDMAEQLARRSDYIATFSAHLTHELKSPLTSIKGAAELLLDSLQSKSDNLTRMEQKNFISNILGDTGRLEAMTQRLRELARAEAAPQNEQTELSQVVGGLKSRFPTRAIEATGSLERPIGMSSEKALIVLSHLTDNAIRHNAKTVRLEATEEDGSVRMTVSNDGDPISEANREKIFDAFFTTRRDTGGTGMGLAIVQAVMTSHAGSIRLLPSDQGVAFELLFPAA
- a CDS encoding acetyl-CoA C-acetyltransferase; this encodes MVDALIIDACRTPRGVGKAGKGALSGIHPQQLGATVLRALADRTGINTADVDDIIWGTSSQRGQQSGDLGRMSALDAGYDVRASAVTLDRFCGSGITSVNMAASSIMSGSEDLVIAGGTEMMSMEGRRGEGPFMMDNGNLRLRARHPQSHQGVCADAVATLEGITRQDVDELGLESQKRAAAAIKGGHFDKSLVPVYREDGSLALDREEYPRPQTTLEGLAGLKAAFPAIADYPLDDKGTTYRKLILDKYPDLDINFVHHAGNSSGVVDGSAAILLASPSYAKAHGLKPRARVVAMANMGDSPTLMLNAPVPAARKVLAKAGLTLDDIDLFEINEAFAVVAEKFIRDLKLDREKVNVNGGSIALGHPIGATGSILIGTVLDELERRDLKRGLVTMCAAGGMAPAIIIERV